A single genomic interval of Croceibacter atlanticus HTCC2559 harbors:
- a CDS encoding ExbD/TolR family protein, with protein sequence MAKRSAPEVNAGSMADIAFLLLIFFLVTTTIETDSGISRKLPPIQPEEQDPPPLKEKNIFIVIVNSNNDLLVEDSPMELEDLREAAVTFLDNGGGQGPEACTYCRGAKDPASSDNPNKAVISLQNDALTEYGTYIAVQNELVAAYNELRNREAQRLFNVSFIEMEDAYKDANYNGDKEKLKERIQQIKDMYPEKLSEAEPKKRG encoded by the coding sequence ATGGCAAAACGATCAGCACCAGAAGTTAATGCAGGAAGTATGGCTGATATTGCCTTCTTACTTCTTATTTTCTTCCTAGTAACAACAACAATTGAGACGGATAGTGGTATTTCTCGTAAATTACCTCCTATCCAACCAGAAGAACAAGATCCACCACCACTTAAAGAAAAGAACATTTTTATTGTTATTGTAAACAGTAATAATGACCTTTTAGTGGAGGATTCACCAATGGAGCTTGAAGACCTTCGTGAAGCTGCTGTTACCTTTTTGGATAACGGTGGAGGACAAGGTCCAGAAGCTTGTACATATTGTAGAGGTGCAAAAGATCCTGCATCGTCAGATAACCCTAATAAAGCTGTAATATCTTTACAGAATGATGCGTTAACTGAGTATGGAACTTATATTGCAGTACAAAATGAGTTGGTTGCAGCTTATAACGAACTTCGTAATCGAGAAGCTCAGCGTTTATTTAACGTTAGCTTTATCGAGATGGAAGATGCCTATAAAGATGCAAACTACAATGGTGATAAAGAAAAGCTTAAAGAACGTATCCAGCAAATTAAGGATATGTATCCAGAAAAGCTTTCTGAAGCAGAACCAAAGAAACGAGGTTAA
- a CDS encoding MotA/TolQ/ExbB proton channel family protein has protein sequence MKRLFSILAIASLMVFSTINANATTDATALTTAVVAQEDAADDAVEESASFHQELKKRFIEGGPEFMGIVLLCLILGLAIAIERIIFLNLSTTNTKKLAQDVEDALNSGGVEAAKEVCRNTKGPVASIYYQGLDRADESIEAAEKAVVAYGGVQMGQLEKNVSWISLFIALAPMLGFMGTVIGMIQAFDKIEAAGDMQPSLVAGGIKVALLTTVFGLIVAIILQIFYNYIIAKIDSIVNDMEDASITLIDMLVAYKKRK, from the coding sequence ATGAAAAGATTATTTTCAATTTTGGCGATTGCGTCATTAATGGTTTTCAGCACAATTAATGCAAACGCAACAACAGACGCAACAGCGTTAACAACAGCAGTAGTCGCGCAAGAAGACGCAGCTGACGATGCAGTAGAGGAGTCTGCTAGCTTCCATCAAGAATTAAAGAAACGTTTTATAGAAGGAGGTCCTGAGTTTATGGGGATTGTACTTTTATGTTTGATTTTAGGTTTGGCTATCGCCATTGAAAGAATCATCTTCTTAAATCTTTCTACAACTAACACTAAGAAATTAGCTCAAGATGTAGAAGATGCATTAAATAGCGGTGGAGTTGAAGCTGCTAAAGAAGTATGTAGAAACACAAAAGGTCCAGTAGCATCTATCTACTACCAAGGTCTTGATCGCGCAGACGAAAGTATCGAAGCTGCAGAGAAAGCAGTTGTAGCTTACGGTGGTGTGCAAATGGGACAATTAGAAAAGAATGTATCTTGGATCTCTTTATTTATCGCTTTGGCACCAATGCTTGGTTTCATGGGTACGGTAATAGGTATGATTCAAGCCTTCGATAAAATTGAAGCAGCTGGTGATATGCAACCTTCTCTTGTAGCAGGTGGTATTAAAGTAGCACTTTTAACAACTGTATTTGGTCTTATTGTGGCTATTATCCTTCAGATTTTTTACAATTATATTATTGCAAAAATTGACAGTATCGTTAACGATATGGAAGATGCATCAATCACATTGATTGATATGCTTGTAGCATACAAAAAGAGAAAGTAA
- a CDS encoding asparaginase produces the protein MKKGANILLIYTGGTIGMIKDFETGALKAFNFDELLQNIPELKLLEHTIDTVTFEEPIDSSNMNPKYWVDMAEIIENNYDNYDGFVVLHGSDTMSYSASALSFMFENLAKPIIFTGSQLPIGDLRTDAKENLITSIQIAGLQKNGKPVIAEVGLYFEYKLYRGNRTTKINAEHFEAFASLNYPELVESGVHLKVNHTALKIPNRRKKLILHTDLDDNIIVIKLFPGVNQKILEQILNIENLKGIIFETYGSGNATSSNWFIDLVKKTIKRGVVIINVTQCSGGSVAMGQYETSVALKKIGVISGEDMTTESAVAKLMFLLGKNLAPNVFKTIFETSLRGEIS, from the coding sequence ATGAAAAAGGGAGCAAACATTTTATTAATATACACTGGTGGTACCATTGGTATGATCAAGGACTTCGAGACTGGAGCTCTTAAAGCATTCAATTTCGATGAGCTTTTACAAAACATACCAGAACTTAAGCTTTTAGAACACACCATTGATACGGTAACTTTTGAAGAACCTATAGATTCCTCGAACATGAACCCTAAATATTGGGTTGATATGGCAGAAATTATTGAAAACAATTATGATAATTACGATGGATTTGTTGTGTTACACGGTAGTGATACCATGTCGTATTCTGCATCAGCATTAAGTTTTATGTTTGAGAATCTGGCAAAACCAATAATATTTACAGGATCACAGTTGCCAATTGGAGATTTAAGAACAGATGCCAAAGAAAACCTTATTACGAGTATACAAATTGCAGGATTACAAAAAAACGGTAAGCCTGTAATAGCAGAGGTAGGCCTGTATTTTGAATATAAACTATATAGAGGAAACAGAACCACTAAGATTAATGCAGAACATTTTGAAGCATTTGCTTCCTTAAACTACCCAGAATTAGTTGAAAGTGGTGTTCACCTTAAAGTTAACCATACTGCTTTAAAAATCCCTAACCGTCGAAAAAAACTTATATTACACACAGATTTAGATGATAACATTATTGTTATAAAACTTTTTCCTGGTGTAAATCAGAAAATATTAGAACAAATATTGAATATTGAAAATCTTAAAGGTATTATTTTCGAAACCTATGGAAGTGGTAATGCAACCTCAAGCAATTGGTTTATAGATCTAGTTAAAAAAACCATTAAAAGAGGTGTCGTTATTATTAATGTTACACAATGTAGTGGTGGTAGCGTTGCAATGGGACAATACGAAACCAGTGTTGCATTAAAAAAAATAGGCGTTATTTCTGGGGAAGATATGACAACAGAGTCTGCTGTAGCTAAACTAATGTTTTTATTAGGTAAGAATTTAGCGCCAAATGTCTTTAAGACTATATTTGAAACTTCATTACGTGGAGAAATATCCTAA
- a CDS encoding TatD family hydrolase produces MILTDTHTHLYSESFNEDRNAMVQRALDNNITRFFIPAIDSTYTKAMYSLEKDFPSHVHLMMGLHPTHVKENFKEELAHVTQQFDERDFIAVGEIGIDLYWDKSTLGMQQEAFKSQIQLAKSKNLPIVIHCRDAFDEVFEILESEKDESLYGIFHCFTGTQEQAQQAIGYNMKLGIGGVVTFKNGGLDKYLANIPLKHIVLETDAPYLAPTPYRGKRNESSYLINIAEKLADIYNLTVAEIAEVTTENSKDVFGI; encoded by the coding sequence ATGATTTTAACAGATACGCATACCCATTTATATAGTGAGTCTTTTAATGAAGACAGAAATGCCATGGTGCAACGAGCTTTAGATAATAACATAACCCGTTTTTTTATACCAGCGATAGATTCTACGTATACAAAAGCAATGTATTCATTAGAAAAAGACTTTCCTAGCCATGTACATTTAATGATGGGTTTACATCCAACACATGTAAAAGAAAATTTTAAAGAAGAATTAGCACACGTAACACAACAATTTGATGAACGGGACTTTATTGCTGTAGGTGAAATAGGAATCGATTTATATTGGGATAAAAGCACGCTTGGTATGCAGCAAGAAGCATTTAAATCTCAAATACAACTTGCTAAATCTAAAAATTTACCAATCGTCATACACTGCAGAGATGCTTTCGATGAGGTTTTTGAAATTCTTGAAAGCGAAAAAGACGAGAGTCTATATGGTATTTTTCATTGCTTTACAGGAACACAAGAACAAGCACAGCAAGCAATTGGATATAATATGAAATTAGGAATTGGTGGTGTTGTAACTTTTAAAAACGGAGGTTTAGATAAATATTTAGCAAATATCCCGTTAAAACATATAGTATTAGAGACAGATGCGCCATATTTAGCACCTACACCTTATAGAGGAAAAAGAAATGAAAGTAGTTACCTTATTAATATAGCAGAAAAGTTAGCAGACATATATAATTTAACTGTAGCTGAAATTGCTGAAGTAACTACAGAGAACTCAAAAGACGTATTTGGAATATGA
- a CDS encoding retropepsin-like aspartic protease, producing the protein MTLRQLLLKKGYKRIKLIRTATNHLELKATINSTEGTFILDTGASSSCVGFEAVERFQLLAEDSNVKAAGAGATDMLTQLSSKNKITIGKWAYKKLSLVLFDMTHVNSALLAHDAEPVNGIIGADVLKKGKAVIDYKSMCLYLK; encoded by the coding sequence ATGACCTTAAGACAGCTTCTTTTAAAAAAAGGGTATAAACGCATAAAGCTTATACGCACGGCAACAAATCACTTAGAATTAAAAGCTACAATTAACTCAACTGAAGGAACATTTATTTTAGATACAGGTGCATCTAGCTCTTGCGTTGGTTTTGAGGCAGTTGAACGTTTTCAACTTTTAGCCGAAGACAGTAATGTTAAAGCTGCTGGTGCTGGAGCGACCGATATGCTTACACAGCTTTCGTCTAAAAATAAAATAACCATAGGAAAATGGGCATATAAAAAACTTTCTTTAGTTTTATTTGATATGACTCATGTTAACAGTGCTCTATTAGCACACGATGCAGAACCAGTTAATGGCATTATTGGTGCAGATGTTTTAAAAAAAGGAAAAGCTGTTATAGATTATAAAAGTATGTGTCTTTATTTAAAGTAA
- a CDS encoding YciI family protein yields the protein MIKNLLFIAIPMCLLFSCDTNKTKSNTSEIIEDQQIKEQTTGYLVDSLTARGFETFPYKDEKTGDTIVMQKYFIAFLNRGEQRDQSKEVADSLQTLHMAHLGKMYDLGLADISGPFGDDGDMRGITIYNVPTKDIADSLANSDPMVKAGRLSVIVKPWWAAKGFGLR from the coding sequence ATGATTAAAAACCTACTCTTTATTGCAATTCCTATGTGTTTACTTTTTTCTTGTGATACAAACAAAACAAAAAGTAACACCTCAGAGATCATAGAAGACCAGCAAATAAAAGAACAAACCACAGGTTATTTGGTAGATAGCCTTACGGCTCGTGGATTTGAAACTTTTCCTTATAAAGACGAAAAAACTGGAGATACAATAGTAATGCAAAAGTATTTTATTGCTTTTTTAAACAGAGGAGAGCAAAGGGATCAATCCAAAGAAGTAGCAGATAGTTTGCAAACGTTACATATGGCGCATTTAGGAAAGATGTACGATTTAGGTTTGGCAGATATATCTGGACCATTTGGAGATGATGGCGATATGAGAGGCATAACTATTTATAATGTACCTACAAAAGACATAGCAGATAGCTTAGCCAATAGTGACCCAATGGTAAAAGCAGGAAGATTATCTGTTATAGTAAAACCATGGTGGGCAGCTAAGGGCTTTGGATTGCGTTAA
- a CDS encoding CYTH domain-containing protein, producing MIEIERKFLVTSLDFITEKSNSYTIKQGFLNTHPERTVRVRIKDKSAFLTIKGKPNASHRSRFEWEKQITITEAENLLKLCERGVIDKTRYEVQSGSHTFEIDVFEGDNKGLTIAEVELSEENETFLKPDWLGEEVTGDTKYYNSQLSKTPFNTWIND from the coding sequence ATGATTGAAATAGAACGAAAATTCCTGGTAACCTCTTTAGATTTTATAACTGAAAAATCTAACAGTTATACTATTAAACAAGGTTTTCTTAATACACATCCTGAAAGAACAGTGCGTGTGAGAATTAAAGATAAGAGTGCATTTTTAACCATTAAAGGGAAGCCAAATGCATCTCATAGGAGTCGTTTTGAATGGGAAAAGCAAATTACAATTACTGAAGCTGAAAATCTTTTAAAGCTATGTGAAAGAGGCGTGATTGATAAAACTCGGTATGAAGTACAATCTGGCTCACATACTTTCGAAATAGATGTGTTTGAAGGAGATAATAAGGGACTTACTATAGCAGAAGTAGAACTTTCTGAAGAAAATGAAACATTCTTAAAACCAGACTGGTTAGGAGAAGAAGTTACAGGAGATACCAAATATTATAATTCCCAATTAAGTAAAACCCCATTTAATACTTGGATAAATGATTAA
- a CDS encoding NAD(P)H-binding protein, translating to MSKTAIVLGATGLVGHHLLEEILQDESYEKVTLFSRSPIKKTHPKIEEHLIDLFNLENYCNEFKANDVFCCIGTTKSKSPDKKMYKKVDYGIPIDAAKLSGLNNIEKLLVVSAMGANRKSKVFYNRVKGQMERDVQFYNSNETYIFKPSLIGGKRNESRVGETIAKAFFSVLNPILPKKIRSIHPQDIAKAMMHVAKTGYNSSKIPSDEIRMLAK from the coding sequence ATGTCTAAAACAGCCATAGTGTTAGGTGCAACAGGATTGGTAGGTCATCATTTGTTGGAAGAAATACTTCAAGATGAATCTTATGAAAAGGTTACTCTTTTCTCAAGATCTCCTATAAAAAAAACACATCCTAAAATAGAAGAGCACCTTATAGATTTATTCAATTTGGAGAATTATTGCAACGAATTCAAAGCAAATGATGTTTTTTGCTGTATTGGTACTACAAAATCTAAATCTCCAGATAAAAAAATGTACAAGAAAGTAGATTATGGGATTCCTATAGATGCAGCAAAACTTTCAGGTCTCAATAATATAGAAAAGCTTTTGGTGGTATCTGCAATGGGAGCTAATCGTAAAAGCAAAGTCTTTTATAATAGAGTAAAAGGACAAATGGAACGAGATGTCCAGTTTTACAATAGTAATGAAACATACATTTTTAAACCATCGTTAATTGGCGGAAAACGAAACGAGTCTCGAGTAGGAGAGACAATTGCAAAAGCTTTCTTTTCTGTACTTAATCCAATCTTACCAAAAAAAATTAGATCAATTCATCCTCAGGATATTGCAAAAGCAATGATGCACGTTGCAAAAACAGGATACAACTCAAGTAAGATACCTTCAGATGAAATTCGTATGTTAGCGAAATAA
- the dinB gene encoding DNA polymerase IV, translating to MSKHFFERKIIHVDMDAFYASVEQLDNPDLRGKPIAVGGGGKRGVVSAASYEARVFGVRSAMSGAQAQRLCPELIFVKTNFTRYKECSQQIREIFYEYTDKVEPLSLDEAYLDVTENKKGNPSATLIAKEIREKIKAKTGLNASAGISINKFIAKVASDINKPNGQKTINPEEVIPFLETLDIRKFYGIGKVTAEKMYLHGIFTGNDLKSKSLEYLEEHFGKSGTYYYHIVRGIHNSEVKPHRTRKSLGAERTFSENITSELFMMERLEHIAEEIERRLEKSNVAGKTVTLKIKYSDFTLQTRSKTLPYYLRKKEVILETAKELLYQDDMKNSVRLLGISLSNLNTEDRPKAKPSLKKEIAVQLKFEF from the coding sequence ATGAGTAAGCATTTTTTTGAAAGAAAAATCATACACGTAGATATGGATGCATTTTACGCCTCCGTAGAGCAGCTCGATAATCCAGATTTAAGAGGAAAACCAATAGCTGTTGGCGGTGGAGGCAAGCGTGGCGTGGTGAGCGCAGCAAGCTACGAAGCAAGAGTGTTTGGTGTGCGCAGTGCAATGAGTGGCGCTCAAGCTCAACGTCTTTGCCCAGAATTAATTTTTGTAAAAACAAATTTTACTCGTTATAAGGAGTGTTCTCAGCAAATTCGGGAAATTTTTTATGAATATACAGATAAGGTCGAGCCGCTTTCACTAGATGAAGCCTACTTAGATGTAACAGAGAATAAAAAAGGTAATCCAAGTGCTACATTAATAGCAAAAGAAATTCGAGAAAAAATAAAAGCAAAAACTGGTTTAAATGCTTCTGCTGGTATCTCTATAAATAAATTTATTGCTAAGGTTGCAAGTGACATTAATAAACCAAATGGTCAAAAAACCATAAATCCCGAAGAGGTTATACCCTTTTTAGAAACTCTGGACATTAGAAAGTTTTACGGTATAGGTAAAGTAACCGCTGAAAAAATGTACCTCCATGGCATCTTTACAGGTAACGATCTTAAATCTAAATCACTCGAATATCTTGAAGAGCATTTTGGAAAAAGTGGCACATACTATTATCACATCGTAAGAGGTATACACAACAGCGAAGTTAAACCTCATCGCACTCGTAAGTCTTTAGGTGCAGAACGTACCTTTTCTGAAAATATAACATCTGAGCTTTTTATGATGGAACGTCTTGAGCATATTGCTGAAGAGATTGAACGCCGTTTAGAAAAGAGTAATGTGGCTGGCAAGACGGTAACACTAAAAATTAAATACAGCGATTTCACTCTACAGACAAGAAGTAAAACATTGCCGTATTATTTACGAAAAAAAGAAGTTATACTTGAAACTGCAAAAGAACTTCTGTACCAAGATGACATGAAAAATAGCGTAAGGTTGCTCGGCATTTCACTATCTAACCTTAATACAGAAGACCGTCCTAAAGCAAAACCATCACTAAAAAAAGAAATAGCAGTACAGCTTAAGTTTGAATTTTAA
- a CDS encoding carboxymuconolactone decarboxylase family protein → MPLVTPLDASHDKETAELAEFFNETLGFCPNSVLTMQRRPAISKAFINLNKAVMANEGRVTSSLKRMIAWVSSNATGCRYCQAHAIRAAERYGAEQEQLDNIWEYRTHSAFSDAERAALDFSLAASQVPNAVDADIQKRLHEHWDEGEIVEMLGVISLFGYLNRWNDSMGTTLEGDAIESGNQYLGKHGFEVGKHV, encoded by the coding sequence ATGCCATTAGTTACACCATTAGATGCTTCTCACGATAAGGAAACTGCTGAGCTTGCAGAGTTTTTTAATGAGACTTTGGGCTTTTGTCCAAACTCAGTATTAACTATGCAACGCAGACCTGCTATTTCAAAAGCATTTATTAATCTTAATAAAGCGGTAATGGCAAATGAGGGTCGTGTAACTTCTTCTTTAAAGCGTATGATTGCTTGGGTAAGTAGTAATGCTACTGGTTGTCGTTATTGTCAAGCGCATGCTATAAGAGCTGCAGAACGCTATGGCGCTGAGCAAGAGCAACTGGATAATATATGGGAATACAGAACACATAGTGCTTTTAGCGACGCAGAACGTGCTGCTTTAGATTTTTCATTGGCTGCTAGCCAAGTACCAAATGCTGTAGATGCTGATATCCAAAAACGATTACACGAACATTGGGACGAAGGTGAAATTGTAGAAATGTTAGGTGTTATTTCTCTCTTTGGATATCTTAATAGATGGAATGATAGTATGGGAACAACGCTTGAAGGTGATGCGATTGAAAGTGGTAACCAATATTTAGGGAAGCACGGTTTTGAGGTAGGGAAACACGTTTAA
- the recJ gene encoding single-stranded-DNA-specific exonuclease RecJ, translating to MRWTLKPKPDYTKVTALSAALSVPENIAALLVQRGITNYDEAKSFFRPSLSELHNPFLLKDMDVAVTRIEKAIKESENILVYGDYDVDGTTSVALMSSFLKTKTPNVATYIPDRYDEGYGVSYKGIDFAADNDITLIIALDCGIKAIDKVAYAKEKGVDFIICDHHRPGKQIPDAIAVLDPKRDDCNYPYKELCGCGVGFKLIQAINEQSGGTINDLLGYLDLVATAIGADIVPMTGENRILAYHGLHIINTAPRMGFYAIIKQVKKETLTITDVVFIIAPRINAAGRMKHGNHAVTLLTETDINLAAKYAQEIETFNKDRREADKSITEEALLQINDNSEKDCKTTVVYHESWHKGVIGIVASRLTETYYRPTLVFTKSGEKLAASARSVKGFDVYNALEACSKHIEQFGGHKYAAGLTLLEKDYENFKAEFEKVVSETIDERLLTPEINIDSELDLADITPKFFRILKQFAPFGPGNMHPTFMTKNVRDTGYGKCVGQDNAHLKLAVQPNNVPKSDKRGIGAIGFNLGNKCELTTDRKTFDIVYSIDENEWNGNVSLQLKLKDLNA from the coding sequence ATGCGTTGGACGTTAAAACCAAAACCAGATTATACAAAAGTAACAGCTCTGTCTGCAGCCTTATCGGTTCCAGAAAATATAGCCGCATTGTTAGTACAACGTGGTATTACAAATTATGACGAGGCTAAATCTTTCTTTAGACCATCTCTAAGTGAGCTCCATAACCCATTCTTATTGAAGGATATGGATGTTGCGGTTACACGTATTGAAAAAGCTATTAAAGAGTCTGAAAATATTTTAGTTTACGGCGATTATGATGTAGATGGCACAACAAGTGTTGCATTAATGAGCTCTTTTCTTAAAACAAAAACACCTAATGTTGCTACATACATTCCAGATAGGTATGATGAAGGTTATGGAGTATCATATAAAGGGATAGACTTTGCAGCAGATAATGACATTACATTAATTATAGCTTTAGATTGTGGTATAAAAGCGATTGACAAAGTTGCCTATGCAAAAGAAAAGGGAGTAGATTTTATTATTTGTGATCACCATAGGCCAGGCAAACAGATTCCAGATGCTATAGCAGTGTTAGACCCTAAACGAGACGATTGTAATTATCCTTATAAAGAACTTTGTGGCTGCGGTGTTGGCTTTAAGCTCATACAAGCTATTAATGAACAGTCTGGCGGAACAATAAATGACCTTTTAGGTTATTTAGACTTGGTAGCTACAGCCATTGGAGCAGATATTGTACCAATGACTGGAGAAAATAGAATTTTAGCCTACCATGGGTTGCACATTATAAATACAGCACCTAGAATGGGGTTTTATGCCATTATAAAACAGGTTAAAAAAGAAACTTTAACAATTACAGATGTTGTTTTTATTATAGCGCCGCGTATTAATGCTGCAGGAAGAATGAAACATGGAAATCATGCCGTTACCCTTCTAACCGAAACAGACATTAATCTAGCTGCAAAGTACGCTCAGGAAATAGAGACCTTTAATAAAGACAGGCGTGAGGCAGATAAAAGTATTACTGAGGAAGCACTACTACAAATAAATGATAATTCAGAAAAAGATTGTAAAACCACAGTCGTTTATCATGAAAGTTGGCATAAAGGTGTTATTGGTATAGTAGCATCTAGACTAACTGAAACTTATTATAGGCCTACGCTAGTATTCACCAAAAGTGGAGAAAAGCTTGCTGCCAGTGCACGCAGTGTCAAAGGGTTTGATGTTTATAATGCCTTAGAAGCCTGCTCTAAACATATAGAACAATTTGGTGGCCATAAATATGCAGCAGGCTTAACCTTACTAGAAAAAGATTACGAAAACTTTAAAGCTGAATTTGAAAAAGTAGTCTCTGAAACTATTGATGAGCGTCTCTTAACTCCAGAAATTAATATAGACTCAGAACTAGATTTAGCAGATATTACCCCTAAATTTTTTAGAATACTTAAACAGTTTGCTCCATTTGGGCCAGGAAATATGCATCCAACATTTATGACCAAAAATGTACGCGATACAGGTTATGGAAAATGTGTTGGACAAGATAATGCTCATTTAAAACTTGCAGTGCAACCTAACAATGTGCCAAAAAGCGATAAACGTGGCATTGGTGCCATTGGTTTTAACCTAGGCAATAAATGTGAGCTTACAACAGATAGAAAAACTTTTGATATTGTTTACAGTATTGATGAAAATGAATGGAATGGTAATGTAAGTTTGCAATTAAAACTTAAAGACCTAAACGCCTAA